The Paenibacillus sp. JQZ6Y-1 sequence TTTTCCCTGAATCCAGACCGATCGTTTCGATAGATTTAGATTCGATGGAGAATGTTGTGCAATTTGGTGATACCCCTGTTGTATCGAACCTTTTTATTGAGGATGAGACGTACTCCACCTTCCAAACTCACATTACGTATTCGCGGGATGGTAAGTCGATTCCGGCACCAGACACCACCGTACCGGGCGTTTATATGATCCATTACACAGCGACCAATCCTGCTGGTATTTCTTCGCTTGAGGTGACACAACAGGTGACAGTCCAACCGATTCCCGACAAGCTAACAGGCTGGAACATCAAAGGAATCTCTGCGATGGATGCGGACAGTCAGAATCTGTACATTGGCAACAATGAAATAAAAAATGATCCCAATCATGGTCTGTACAAAATCTCACTAAGCTCGCTACAAAAAACAAAACTTGCGGATATTGATGACATCGAAGCAGTAGCCGTCAATGCAAACGGAGACGTCTTTTTCAGCCGCTCCGACATTGAAGGCATGTTCTTCAAAATCGAAGCGAAATATTTGCAAGGTAGCAAACCGCTCTCTATGAATGAGCTGATGCAGCGTAGTCGTACGTATGCACCGTTTCTTTCGACCGACAAAAACGCGCCTAAGCAATATGTGAAAGGTTTGGATTTTGATGCACAGGGCAGATTGTACGCTTCGGTGCGAGTGAATGAGAAAACACTGCCGGTCTCCAAAATCGTTCGACTAAGCGGGGCTCAATGGAATCAATCTGTATTGATTGCCAAGCTGGATACCATTGCACACGATTTGGAAATTACCAAGTCTGGCAATCTGTATGTGAATGTATTGGACGTTGCTTACAGAAATGATAGCGGAACGTATAAAATCACCGCCAATCAGCTCAAATCGTTACCACTCTCGCAAGACAAGCTGAGTAAGATTGCGGCTCATGAAGGCGATTATGGTATTGCTTTTCTGAATGACGGCACTGGTTATGTCAGTCAGTTTCAGGATATTGTTTCAGATAAGCAAACGATTCTAGAATTGCCATTCAAAGATACGCCATAAGCGAATCTATTCTGCTCTACTGTTTTCTTGAATGCTGCTACATCTACAATGATCCATATAAATGCCCCGTATTTATGATGCGGGGCATTTGCTTTACCCGCCGCGTTTCGCTTACAAACGTTTCAATTCACATTCATATTGGCTAATATGTAACTGTTGCCTTATCACCAATAACCAAGGCGCGCCGATCCTTATATACACGTATACATCTTACTTTTCTATTTCGTTTATATAGCTCATTATCCCGATATTTTCACTCGGTAAATAATTCTGCTACAATAAACCATACACTACATACAAGGAGATGAATGAATATGTCGAACAAAACACGTCTGGGTAAAAGTGATCTGTGGGTGAATCCAATCGGGCTGGGAGCCAATGCGGTTGGTGGGCATAACCTGTATCCCAATCTGGATGAGGAAGCTGGCAAAGAGGTTGTACGTACGGCGGTTGCTAACGGACTGAACTTTATCGATACAGCATTCATCTATGGTCCTAAACGCTCTGAGGAGCTGATCGGCGAAGTACTCAAAGAAATCGGCAAGCGCGAGGAGCTAGTCATCGCTACCAAGGGCGCGCATAAATTCACCGAGCAAGGTGATGTGACGTTTGACAATTCCCCGGCATTTCTGCGTGATAGCGTGGAGAGCAGCCTGAAGCGTCTGCAAACCGATTATATCGACTTGTTTTACATCCATTTCCCAGATGAGTCCACACCAAAGGACGAAGCTGTAGGCGAGCTGAAAAAACTCAAGGATGAAGGCAAAATTCGTGCTATCGGCGTATCTAACTTTTCCATCGACCAGCTGAAGGAAGCCAACAAAGATGGCTATGTCGATGTGCTGCAATCCCACTACAATCTGTTTAAACGCGATGCAGAGCAGGATCTGCTGCCATATACCGCAGAACAGAATATTAGCTTTATCCCGTACTTCCCACTAGCTTCTGGTCTGCTGGCTGGTAAATATAATAGTGAAACCCGCTTCGACGACCTGCGCGCGCAAGACCCATTATTCGCAGGCGAAGCGTTCCAGCACAATCTGGAAAAGGTCGAAAAACTGCGCCCTATCGCTCGTGCCAAAGGCGTCGAAGTCGCTCATATCGTACTTGCTTGGTATTTGACCCGCGATTCGATTGATGCGATTATTCCAGGGGCTAAGCGCTCCGACCAAGTGCTGGATAACCTGAAAACACTGGATGTACAGCTAACTCCGCAAGAGATCGAACAGATTAACCATATTTTCGTCTAAACAGATGAAAAACGAATACTCACATCGTTCTATATGATAAATAAGAACATAGCATAACAAAAAGACCACAGCGCCCCTCTGCGAGGATACGCCGTGGTCTTTCTTTTGTATAACATCGTTCGTTTGATGTTGGAATACTGTTGCATGTTGCAATACTGTTTGCCGTTGGAATCGCACACAGCATCTAATGTCGCATATTGCATAACGCGTCCTTCACCTTAACACTTCATACGATCCGTTTATGCCGGATACCCTCCGCCCGGTGGCGGCCATGATCCTAGTAAGCGACGGATAATCACAATCTCACCGAGGTGGTATGTATTGTGCGACGCGATATTGCGCAGGAATCCAGCAACCGTCTCGGTTGGTACGTGCACGAGCGGTGCTGCCAGCTCCAGAGTCTGTGCCAGCTCACACGCGCTATCGATACCTTGCAGGAAATCGTCTAGCACTTGCTGCCATGCCATCTCATCGGCAGCACGATCCTCCTGCGGCCAGCTTTCGGCTGGAATCGGCGGACGCTGCGGCTGTTCTCCACGCACATGCGCCAGCATGAAATCCTGCCAGTACGTCATATGACTGATCAGCTGATGAATCGTATACGGCAGCCCATCTATACGCTGTCCAGATAGCTCCAAATCAATATCGGATAACGCTTTGGCAATCGGCAAGTGCCCTCTTTCCCCAATCAGGGATTGAACCAATGCTCTAGCAAAAGCCTGTTCTGCAGTTTGACTCATCTTCGTTCA is a genomic window containing:
- a CDS encoding aldo/keto reductase, giving the protein MSNKTRLGKSDLWVNPIGLGANAVGGHNLYPNLDEEAGKEVVRTAVANGLNFIDTAFIYGPKRSEELIGEVLKEIGKREELVIATKGAHKFTEQGDVTFDNSPAFLRDSVESSLKRLQTDYIDLFYIHFPDESTPKDEAVGELKKLKDEGKIRAIGVSNFSIDQLKEANKDGYVDVLQSHYNLFKRDAEQDLLPYTAEQNISFIPYFPLASGLLAGKYNSETRFDDLRAQDPLFAGEAFQHNLEKVEKLRPIARAKGVEVAHIVLAWYLTRDSIDAIIPGAKRSDQVLDNLKTLDVQLTPQEIEQINHIFV
- a CDS encoding DinB family protein; the encoded protein is MSQTAEQAFARALVQSLIGERGHLPIAKALSDIDLELSGQRIDGLPYTIHQLISHMTYWQDFMLAHVRGEQPQRPPIPAESWPQEDRAADEMAWQQVLDDFLQGIDSACELAQTLELAAPLVHVPTETVAGFLRNIASHNTYHLGEIVIIRRLLGSWPPPGGGYPA